The sequence GAAGGTGGGTATCGTGGTCCAGCTGCCTTCATAATACTTGTATCCTAGACCGGCCACCGTCCCGGAGGGCGTGCTGGCATTCGTGAGGACGGCTGACGACGCGGTCACGGTCACGGGTGCCGAAAGCTGGTCGAAGACATCCGTAATCGTCACCTTCACCGTCGGTGTCGGCAGACCGGTGATGGGGATCAATACCTCGGTCGCGTCCGGGTCGATCTTCGTCACCGTCAACGCGGGTGTCCCGGAGGTGTTGGTGGTGGGGAAGACCTCGATCTTGTAGGAGAACTGCGGCGAACTCAGGGTGGTCATCGCCCACTTCACATCGAGCTGGCTGGAGGTGGCCGTGGCAGTGACGGAGTTGATCACCGCCGGATCGAATGTCGGCGTCGCGGGCATTGACAACGTGTAGAAATTGTCGCCCGGCACCATGTTTCCCACATAGCTGGTCTGGTTGCTGGTTTCGAAATAAATCGCGCTGCCGCCGTCCATCAGACCCACCGTTCCTCCTTCGGGGGCTCCATTGACTTCCGCTTTGAAGGTGACTCCCGGAGTCCATGCGCCGCTCTTGCGGAAGTAGTAATTCCGGAAATCCACCCGCCGCGGACCGGGTGTTCCGGTAGCCTCGATAAAGCCCTGGTCCGAGGTAAAGCGCGTGGCCAGGAAGGGCATGCGGAAGGTCGCGAAATGGCGCCATCTCTCGGTCACACCATCTTTGATCCACTGGCCGCACTTCGAAATGTTCGTGGGATTGTCAGTAGGTTGCCAAATACGGATAGCCGTCGGATACCACGTGCCGGAGGCCATCGGCCACTTGCCGTCCACCTTTCCGGAAGCGCCCTCCCCCACGGAAGGCACGTCACGCATGTCCGGATTCCACCACTCCGGCACGGTCGCATCCCCGGGGTGCACGGGATTCGAAATCGCCCAGAAAGTCTGGAGATAGCTGTTGGTCGTGTTGACGCCGGCGTTCCAATTTCCACTCCACGCCGTGCCACTGTAGAAGTTGGTGCTGGTCGTGGCACCGGCGATGGTGGGGTACCAACGGGCATTGTAGGTGCCCCCCGGCCAAACCGGGTAGCGGGTTTCCTGATAAATGATGTCGGAGCCGCTGAGACTCGATCCACCCGGACCATAAAAGTGATAATACTCCGCACGGGCCAGCGGAGAGATCCCTGCCAAAAGTAACAACGCGCAGAGAGCGATTTCTGGAATTCGGTTCTTTTTCATGCTCGGTTTTTCAAATTCTCAAAGAAGCACCCTCCATCTGCGGCCGTAGCCTCATTCGACTACTGCACGCTGTCGGCGATCCGGTCCATCCAACGGGTCATGCTTTGACCGGGTGGCTTTCCCGCGCGGTTCCCTCCTCACAGAAGACTCCTGACGCACCGAAGAAGGCAGATCCAGGTGAGGTTCAGCGGTCACGCACGGTCCAGAAGTGAGAATTGGGACGCACCAGTTACTAAACTAGATCCCTGAGACAGTATGGAACGGGGCGCCGCCTCAAGGTTCATTTATTTTCCAACTAGACCGGAATATTGCCCAGCTCGGGGACCGTTGAACCTTCCATCCCGCCAGCCAGAGAGGAGGCAGGGCGATCGGACACCTCTGTCCGATCGCCCTGGTTCATTGCATGTACCCCGGAAATTCCTTTTCACAAAACAACTCGCGGCCATCCCGCTGGATGACGGCATCCAGTCACCCACCTCTATTTCGCTGAGATCAAACCTGACCCAAGGGCCCGCCCCCAAAAGGAACGGGTCTGCATTGCGTGCCCCCTGGCAAATAACGGCCGGGCTTACTCCGTGATTTTCGCTCGGATGAAGACCTTCGCATTCAACGTCGGGTCCGAGCCCGGGACGTAGAAGGAACGGTAGCTCCAGCCGCCGGTAAGTGGAGGCAGATTGCTGTGCAGCGTGCCGATGTCCGGCCCGGTCACCTCGTCGACGTTGAGCGGAAAGGTGGCGAGGTCCACACCGCTCTGGATGTGATAGGTGATGCCTTCCGTCACCGAGGAGACCAGCTCACCGATATTGCCGGCTGCAGGGAAGATCGCGGTTGATCGCACTGGCAAGGTAAGGACCACCACCTGCTCGCCCCCCACCGTGGCGATGCGGACCAACGTCTTGCCACCGGAAGCTCCAGACAGCGGATTGCCATCGAAGGCGAATTCGCGGAGGTTGTTCATGCCATCGCCATCGGGATCCTGGTCCTTTGCGTTGTTCGCCACGGTCAGACCGCGGGCCGTCGCCCACGCGTCGTAGGCGCTTGCAGCTCCGGTCGTCACGGTCAGAGTACCGGTGCCGGAGAAGTGGCTGTCATCGATGTGGGTGGCCGATGAAGCACTGGAGCCCCAGGTACCCGTCGGTTGCGCGACGCCGCCGATGATGAGCTGATCCACCGTGTCGGAACCCACATAATTCAGGTCCAGCTTCGCACCGGAGCTGGCGAGATTCACCTTCGATGCGTCAGCCAAGTAAGGCGTGGACAAGGACAACGTGCCCGCGTTCACGGTGGTATCACCGGTATAGGTGTTGGCCCCGGAAAGGGTCAACTTGCCGGCACCGGATTTAACCAAGGCCAGCTTGTTCTCGTTGGTGCCCGCTCCACCGAGCACGCCGGCAAAGGCGCTGTCGATGGAGTTATTGACGGTCAGCGTGGAGGGCGTGGCATTGCCACCCTTCACCGCGTTACTAGTGCCAGTGCCACTGACCAGCAGATTCGTAACGGTCTGACTCACGCTGCCGGTGCCATCACCCAGGATCAGCGTGCCGCTGGTGCTGCCAGTGCCCAATGTGATCTGAGTCGCCGCAGGCAACCGGTTGTCCCCCCCCGACAGGATTAGGACCCCATTCTGAACATTTACAGCGGTGCTGCCGGCCAAGTTGAATGTATTGGCTCCTGTGAGCTTCAACGAGCCGGTCCCGATTTTATAGAGCGTATTGTCCTGGAGAATACTGGTAAAGTTCCCCGTCAACGCCCCATTGATCGTCAAATCACCGGCAGCCGTATTGCCCCCGGCATCCGTCTGGATATATAGACCGCCATAAATATAATTATTAAATACAATGTTGACGCTGGGATCGATGACTGAGCCGGAAGCGGCGGCTTCAATGTGCCACGGAGTCCCGAAATTCCCCCCGGTGTACAATGCCGGCGACAAATTCCCAATGCCAGCGCCATAGGCACGGATTGTGGTTGGAGCGCCTACGATATTCAGAGTTCCGCCCGTATAACCCGTATACAGGGTTTTCCCGGCCAAGATATAAAGTCCGGAGGGATCGCCAGCCCCATTGCCGTTAATGGTTATGGCAGGATTGCCATTGTAAGCGGCGACGGTGTCGTAGCCATACTTGAGCGTGGCTCCCTGGGCAACGGTGTAAGCCGTGTCATTGGCCGACTTCGCACCCACTTCCAAGGTACCCGCAGCGACCGTCGTCGCACCCGAGTAAGTGTTCGCACCGGTGAGCGTCAGCGTGCCGACGCCCGCCTTCGTCAAGGAGCCGCCACCAGAGATGATGCCGCTGGCCGTCACGGCATTGCCGTTCGTGTCAAAGGTGGTGCCGCTGTTGAGCTTGATGCCGCGGTTGGCGGTCAAGGTGACAGGGGCGGCAAATTGGAGCGTGCCTCCACCGAACGTCAGTTGATCGGAGACTGCGGATCCGGGCACCGTGCCGAAGTTATTGTCGGCGGAAATCTGCGTGATGCCGCCGTTGAGGAAGGTCTTGCCCGTGTAGCTGCTCGTGCCTGTGAGCGTGAGCGAGCCGGAACCCGTCTTGGTCAGCGAACCGGAGCCGGTGAGAGCACCTGAGTAGGCCATGCTGGCATTGTTATTGCCAATCGAGAGCGCGATGGCCGCCGGGGAGCCGGCGTTGTTTTGCAGCGCTATGCCTTGTGAGCCGATGAGACCGCCGAAAGTGAAAGCGTTCGAGGCAACCGAGCTGTCGAAGACGATCATTCCACCCGTATTGTTGAGCGTGCTGTTCAGGAGCGCGGCCGTATTGGAGAGGTTGAGCGGGCCGGCGGCGAGGTCGGTCTGGCCGCTGAAAGTATTGGCCGTGCCAAGCGTGACCATCCCTGCGCCGGACTTCGTCAGGCCAGTAGTCCCGGCGATGGCACCTGTGCCGGAAATGGAGTAGTTCCCGGTGGTGTTATTGAAGGTGACGCTGCCCGGGGTGGCTATCGAATTCAAGATGACCGAGCGGGCGGAGCCGCCGCCCACGCCCGTGTCATCGAAAGTCACCACGTCTCCGAAACCGAACTTCTGATCCCCTTCCTGCCAGTTGGCGGTGACCATGGTATCCCATGAGCCGCTGGCGGAATTCCAAGTGCGCTGCGCGCTGGTGTAGTCGAGCGTGACTTTTTTATTCGCGCCCCCCGCGGGCACCCCTGTCGTCACCGTCGCGCCACTGTGGTAGCTGGCGGTGCTGAAATTTCCGACGAGAGGATCCGTGCCCGTATATTGGATGGCGTCGATGCTGTGCGTACCGATTGCGCTCGCGCCGTCCGACCCGATGATGGCAACCGTGGCGGCTGTCGTCAGAGTGGAGGATGTCCTGAAGGCATTGGTCGCTGCAATGCCGACCCCGGTGCCAGCTCCGCCGGAGATCGAGGATCCGCTATTGAGGGTCACCAATCCATTCGTGGAGCCGCTACCTCCAAGCGTGCCACCTGTATTCACTGTGACCGTGGAGGTCAGGCTGCCCGCGACGTTGAGCGTACCGGCGTTGATCGTGGTGGCACCCGTGTAAGTATCGGCGCCGGAGAGCGTCCAGGTGCCGGTTCCGGCCTTGGTCACGGAGGTTTTGTTCGTGCCGGAGTTATCCACGATGGCACCTGCGATCTCGCCGGAGCCGATCGTCGATCCCTGCAAGGTGAGCGTCTTGATGCCCGCGCCAGTGGCGGTGAAGGCGCTTGTGAACTTCAGCAAGCCCGTGCCGGACTGGTCGAGGATCCCGGCACCGGTGGTGCCGGAGAGATTGACGACCCGGTCGGTCGTATTGCCGGAGCCGATATACTTGAGCGTGCCGCTGGTGCCGCCCGACCCGAGCCCGATGGTTCCGGCGGCAAGCGTGGTCGGCGCACCGAGGGCACTGGCCCCGCCGCCGACATTCTTGATCGAATTGACGATGACCGAGCCATTGCCGACCGTCGTCGCGCCGGTATAGGTGTTGGCGCCGGTCAGGGTAACCGTGGTCGTATTGGCCGTGGTGCCGGCGTTGACGGTCATGGTGCCGGCGATGGTGCCGGTGACGGTGATGGTACCCGTGCCCGAAGTCGTCGTATTGTATAGTGCCGAAGGATTTACTCCCTGGTCATTGCGGAAAAAGAGCCGCCCGCCTGCTGACATGGTAATATTTCCCGAGATCGTCGCGCCGGTGGCATTGGAGTTGACCGTGAGATCGTTGGCGGAGGAGTGGGTGAGGTTCCCCTTCCAGTCGGCTCCGTTGCCAAGCTGAAGATTACAGGTCCCGCCACTAGCAGTGAGGTTCGCCTGAGTGGAAACACCATTCGCCAGAAGAACGAAGCTGCCGGAGCCCGCGGTGATGGCGGTACCGGAAGCAAGAGCGGTGTTGCTGCCGATGGCCAGGACGTTGGTACCCACTGCCACGGAACCCGCGGTATTCGTGCCGGTCAGGATCAGGGCACTGGTATTACCGATGGTGAGGGCCCCGGTGATGGTGGAGCTGGAAAGACCGACGACGCCGGTGCCAGTAACGCTCAGCGTGGCACCCGTGATGCTGCTGCCGATGGTGGCATTGGGGACGGTGATGGAGCGGACATTGCCCGTCCCGGTCGTCGTGATGGTCGGCGTGGTGCCGATGAGTGTGATGGGGGCTCCGCTGATAGCGTAAGAGTTGACCGTGTTGGTGAAATTGAAGGCGTTTACGCTGACGCCCCCGGTGCCCACCGTGACAGCGCCACCGAGGCTGCCGGTGAAGGTCGCGACAGCCGTGGGCGAATTCCCCCAGGTGCTGTCAACGGTGCCGTTGGACCAATTGCCGGTGGCCGCGGCGTCCCAGGTTCCAGCACCTCCGACAGGTGCAGCAGGCACGTTGGAGGGGTCCCAGGTAAGGGCGTGCACGAAGGAAACGGACGAGGCGGTCGCGAGGAGGAGGAAGAGATGGGATTTCCCGAGTTTCATGGGGTAGATGGAGCAATGATCGAGCTGGAATGCGCGGTGATGGATGCAGGGGTGGTTTTTCCCCTTCAGGTTCAAATCTGAATCTCTGTTGCTGATTCGCTCGTCACTCAGGGGCGTGGATGCGCGCGATCTCAAGGCAGTTTTATTTTTTAACCAGGCCGGGAATTTGCCCAGATACAGTGGAGAATCCCTTACGGGTCCCTGCCAAAATCGAATCGTTCATGTTTTTTACTGCGCGGTTTTCCCACCCGGCTTCTGCCTCACCTAAAGAACACTTCGATCGAAAGACTCCGGCCCATATGGAGAATGGCCGCACCTCAATTCACTCCAGACGCTTCGTGATCCCCTCCGAAGAAAACAGCGCATCCGTTTGAAGTATCCTTTATTTTTGACACTAGGCCGGATTTCGGACAACTCGTCGGAATGTCTCGCCCACTCCTCCGCCTGCCATTGGTCGAACAAACCGCCGCGCATCTCCGCGAGGGCTTTCAGACGGGGCGTTGGGCAGGAGCCCTGCCGGGAGTGCTGCAACTTGCGGATGAACTGATGGTTTCCAAACAGATCGTTCGCTCGGCATTGCTATTGTTGGAGCAGGAGGGCTGGGTTGAAAATTGCGGAGTCGGACGAAGGAGACGGATCGTGGAAAGACGGAGCAAGGGAGCGAGTGGTCGTCCCCTCCGCATCGGAATCCTGCTTTATGAGCCTCTCGAGGGCGACGATGCAGACACGATCAAGGTCTTGTTGAGCATCCGGCATGCGATCGAAATGGCGGGACACTCCTGCATCGTAGGCAAACACAGCCTCGCTGAACTGAATGACAACCTGACAAGAATCTCCCGCCTGGTAAAAAGCGCCGATGCGGACGCGTGGATTGTCTTTGTTGCTTCCCGCATTGTGCTGGAGTGGTTCAGTGCCCAGCAGGTTCCGGTTTATGCTTACGGCGGACGCTTTCACGGTCTGCCAATCGCAGCCAGCGTGTCAATCGCAGCTCCCGCTCTCGAGTCCGCGGTGAAACAGCTCGTGGACGGAGGCCACAAACGGATCTCCATGCTGATTCCAACGATTCTCCGCAAGCCGGTGCCCCTCCCCTCCTTCCAGAAATACCTGACACTTCTGACATCTTACGGAATCCCCGCCTCCGATTACCACTTGCCCCATTTCGACGAAACACCCGCAAGTCTGGAACATTGTCTGGATTCATTATTCCACGTTACTCCTCCCACGGCCCTGCTGGTCGGCAATTCCATGTACACCACCGCCGTGCTTTCCTTCCTTGCACGTCGCGGTTTGCAGGTGCCAAGGGATGTATCGGTGATTTGTCTGACCACGGATCCAGTCTTCCGCTTACGCTTGCCTTCCCTTGCGTGCTGCGAAAATCCCACAAAAGAGCATATCGCCAACATCACCCGCTGGATAGCCGGAGTGGTAAACGGCCGCCCCAACCAGCGCCAAGCCTCATTCGACATGGTCTACCTCCCTGGCGGAACCGTTGGGCCTGCGAAAAGATAACGGTCGCGGCGCATCTCGCGCATGCTTCAGCCTCCTTCGGAAAGGCAGCGGAGCTTCAGCCGCAGAACTTCGGGCGTAGCTCGGTTAGAGCCGGGCAGTGCTTCAATTCACTCCGGCAAGCTCATGGCCGGTTTCGATTCAGGGACGCCAGGCCGTGATCGAGGTGAACGGTTTCTCATCGAGATTGCATATTTTCAGCGTTTGAGGGATTCCTCATCCAGCAATGGACTCGGTTTCGGCAAGCGTCGGCGGCGCAGCCCGAACTGTCGGACGGCATGACGCTGAAGCTCCGCCACTGCTTCCTCAACGTCATCAGTGAAGAATACGATGTCCGGGTCCTGCGGGCTGACCGTTCCTTCCTCCGCCATCTTGTAGAGGAAGTCCACCAGCGGCTGCCAGTAGTCTTTTCCCATGAGTATGACGGGAAAGTTCCGCAGCTTGCCGGTCTGGATCAGCGTCATCGTCTCGAACATCTCATCGAGCGTGCCCGCTCCGCCGGGTAGAACGATGAAAGCGTAGGAGTATTTAATGAGGACGGTTTTGCGCGTGAAGAAATAGCGCATGGTGAAGGATTTCTGCACGTACGGATTGAGATGTTGCTCGAAGGGCAGCTCGATGTTCACTCCGATCGAACGCCCGCCCGCCTCGAAGGCTCCGCGGTTCGCGGCTTCCATGATGCCGGAGCCGCCCCCGGTCATCACCGTAAAGCCAAGCTTGGCGCAGGCCTCTCCCATCCTGCGCGCGAGTTCATAGTAAGTGGTGCCCGGCTTCGTGCGCGCCGAGCCGAAGATGGTGACGCAAGGCCCGACGAAATGCAGCACGCGGAACGCCCGCAGGAAATCCAGACTGACCCGGAACAGCGTGCCAAAATCATGCAGACGCGAGCGTGGACCAGAGAGGAACGAATGATCCGGCGAGACCAGTTCGAAAATCTCCTGCTCGAGGATGTCCTTTTCGCTGATACCGTGATCCGGCGTTGGCTGG comes from Luteolibacter sp. LG18 and encodes:
- a CDS encoding autotransporter-associated beta strand repeat-containing protein, with the protein product MKLGKSHLFLLLATASSVSFVHALTWDPSNVPAAPVGGAGTWDAAATGNWSNGTVDSTWGNSPTAVATFTGSLGGAVTVGTGGVSVNAFNFTNTVNSYAISGAPITLIGTTPTITTTGTGNVRSITVPNATIGSSITGATLSVTGTGVVGLSSSTITGALTIGNTSALILTGTNTAGSVAVGTNVLAIGSNTALASGTAITAGSGSFVLLANGVSTQANLTASGGTCNLQLGNGADWKGNLTHSSANDLTVNSNATGATISGNITMSAGGRLFFRNDQGVNPSALYNTTTSGTGTITVTGTIAGTMTVNAGTTANTTTVTLTGANTYTGATTVGNGSVIVNSIKNVGGGASALGAPTTLAAGTIGLGSGGTSGTLKYIGSGNTTDRVVNLSGTTGAGILDQSGTGLLKFTSAFTATGAGIKTLTLQGSTIGSGEIAGAIVDNSGTNKTSVTKAGTGTWTLSGADTYTGATTINAGTLNVAGSLTSTVTVNTGGTLGGSGSTNGLVTLNSGSSISGGAGTGVGIAATNAFRTSSTLTTAATVAIIGSDGASAIGTHSIDAIQYTGTDPLVGNFSTASYHSGATVTTGVPAGGANKKVTLDYTSAQRTWNSASGSWDTMVTANWQEGDQKFGFGDVVTFDDTGVGGGSARSVILNSIATPGSVTFNNTTGNYSISGTGAIAGTTGLTKSGAGMVTLGTANTFSGQTDLAAGPLNLSNTAALLNSTLNNTGGMIVFDSSVASNAFTFGGLIGSQGIALQNNAGSPAAIALSIGNNNASMAYSGALTGSGSLTKTGSGSLTLTGTSSYTGKTFLNGGITQISADNNFGTVPGSAVSDQLTFGGGTLQFAAPVTLTANRGIKLNSGTTFDTNGNAVTASGIISGGGSLTKAGVGTLTLTGANTYSGATTVAAGTLEVGAKSANDTAYTVAQGATLKYGYDTVAAYNGNPAITINGNGAGDPSGLYILAGKTLYTGYTGGTLNIVGAPTTIRAYGAGIGNLSPALYTGGNFGTPWHIEAAASGSVIDPSVNIVFNNYIYGGLYIQTDAGGNTAAGDLTINGALTGNFTSILQDNTLYKIGTGSLKLTGANTFNLAGSTAVNVQNGVLILSGGDNRLPAATQITLGTGSTSGTLILGDGTGSVSQTVTNLLVSGTGTSNAVKGGNATPSTLTVNNSIDSAFAGVLGGAGTNENKLALVKSGAGKLTLSGANTYTGDTTVNAGTLSLSTPYLADASKVNLASSGAKLDLNYVGSDTVDQLIIGGVAQPTGTWGSSASSATHIDDSHFSGTGTLTVTTGAASAYDAWATARGLTVANNAKDQDPDGDGMNNLREFAFDGNPLSGASGGKTLVRIATVGGEQVVVLTLPVRSTAIFPAAGNIGELVSSVTEGITYHIQSGVDLATFPLNVDEVTGPDIGTLHSNLPPLTGGWSYRSFYVPGSDPTLNAKVFIRAKITE
- a CDS encoding substrate-binding domain-containing protein; amino-acid sequence: MVEQTAAHLREGFQTGRWAGALPGVLQLADELMVSKQIVRSALLLLEQEGWVENCGVGRRRRIVERRSKGASGRPLRIGILLYEPLEGDDADTIKVLLSIRHAIEMAGHSCIVGKHSLAELNDNLTRISRLVKSADADAWIVFVASRIVLEWFSAQQVPVYAYGGRFHGLPIAASVSIAAPALESAVKQLVDGGHKRISMLIPTILRKPVPLPSFQKYLTLLTSYGIPASDYHLPHFDETPASLEHCLDSLFHVTPPTALLVGNSMYTTAVLSFLARRGLQVPRDVSVICLTTDPVFRLRLPSLACCENPTKEHIANITRWIAGVVNGRPNQRQASFDMVYLPGGTVGPAKR
- a CDS encoding TIGR00730 family Rossman fold protein, which produces MTTPDCPDAPQPTPDHGISEKDILEQEIFELVSPDHSFLSGPRSRLHDFGTLFRVSLDFLRAFRVLHFVGPCVTIFGSARTKPGTTYYELARRMGEACAKLGFTVMTGGGSGIMEAANRGAFEAGGRSIGVNIELPFEQHLNPYVQKSFTMRYFFTRKTVLIKYSYAFIVLPGGAGTLDEMFETMTLIQTGKLRNFPVILMGKDYWQPLVDFLYKMAEEGTVSPQDPDIVFFTDDVEEAVAELQRHAVRQFGLRRRRLPKPSPLLDEESLKR